A genomic stretch from Hymenobacter psoromatis includes:
- a CDS encoding rod shape-determining protein RodA, translating into MSPATPRSSHSIDWPLLFLYLVLVGLGWVAVYAASYSPEAPAHPFSALSFSELMTFNWFKQLIWMGTAVVLIVVLLVVDYKAYDTLAYPLYGGMIVLLLITLVVARPIAGSRSWLEFGPVRLQPAEFAKFTTALAASRFMAGINLRNQNWRDQAVLAGLTLLPVALILASNETGQALVFGALLLAYFREGMSPIILLLLAAGGIILLLALLVPKVWLVGGFTVVLGIAFLLNSRLWRHHLPLSLGAWVLVIGMVFGVDFFFNKVLQPHQRQRIEMLINPGKDPLGKGWNVTQSKIALGSGGWFGKGFLKGTQTKFDFVPEQSTDFIFCTVGEEWGWAGCFVVIGLYLTLLWRILIVAERQKSVFGRTYGYCAASILFVHFTVNLGMTMGLMPVVGIPLPFFSYGGSSLWSFTILLFALMALDAHRKQDLVR; encoded by the coding sequence ATGTCCCCTGCTACCCCCCGTTCTTCGCACAGCATTGACTGGCCGCTGCTGTTCCTTTACTTGGTGCTGGTGGGCCTGGGCTGGGTGGCCGTTTACGCGGCCAGCTACTCGCCCGAAGCGCCGGCGCACCCTTTTTCCGCGCTTAGCTTTTCGGAGCTGATGACCTTCAACTGGTTCAAGCAGCTCATCTGGATGGGCACGGCGGTGGTGCTCATTGTGGTGCTGCTAGTGGTTGATTACAAGGCGTATGACACGCTGGCTTACCCCCTGTATGGCGGCATGATAGTGCTGCTGCTGATTACGCTGGTCGTGGCGCGGCCCATCGCGGGCTCGCGCTCGTGGCTGGAGTTTGGGCCGGTGCGCCTGCAACCAGCCGAGTTTGCCAAGTTTACGACGGCGCTGGCGGCCTCACGCTTCATGGCCGGCATCAACCTGCGCAACCAGAACTGGCGCGACCAGGCCGTGCTGGCCGGCCTTACGCTGCTGCCGGTGGCCCTTATTCTGGCCTCTAATGAAACGGGGCAGGCGCTGGTGTTCGGGGCCTTGCTGCTAGCGTATTTCCGCGAGGGCATGTCGCCGATTATTCTGCTGCTGCTGGCGGCCGGCGGCATCATTTTGCTGCTGGCGCTGCTGGTGCCGAAGGTGTGGCTGGTAGGCGGCTTCACGGTGGTGCTGGGAATAGCATTTTTGCTGAACTCGCGGTTGTGGCGGCACCATTTGCCGCTGAGCCTCGGTGCCTGGGTGCTGGTAATCGGGATGGTGTTCGGCGTCGATTTCTTCTTCAATAAAGTGTTGCAGCCCCACCAGCGGCAGCGCATCGAGATGCTCATCAACCCCGGCAAGGACCCGCTGGGCAAGGGCTGGAACGTGACGCAGAGCAAAATCGCGCTCGGCTCGGGCGGCTGGTTTGGCAAAGGCTTCCTCAAAGGCACCCAAACCAAGTTCGACTTCGTGCCCGAGCAGAGCACCGACTTCATCTTCTGCACCGTGGGCGAGGAGTGGGGCTGGGCCGGCTGCTTCGTGGTTATTGGCCTGTACCTCACGCTCTTGTGGCGCATTTTGATAGTAGCTGAGCGCCAGAAATCCGTATTCGGCCGCACCTACGGCTATTGCGCGGCCAGCATTCTGTTCGTGCATTTCACCGTGAACCTGGGCATGACGATGGGCCTGATGCCGGTGGTGGGCATTCCGCTGCCGTTTTTCAGCTACGGCGGCTCGTCGCTGTGGTCGTTCACCATCCTGCTCTTCGCCCTAATGGCCCTCGATGCCCACCGCAAGCAGGACTTGGTGCGGTAG
- a CDS encoding HIT family protein, with translation MTSPANPHSHLTAKERDAPSLPVRMLHGRGLLRGSVLDYGCGYGRDVEFLRGRGFDAQGYDPHYFPTAPARRFDTIVCFYVLNVLFADEQTAVLMDIARLLKPTGCAYFAVRRDIAQDGFRQHYLHKKPVYQCAVTLPFASIFANENTEFYEYQPYPQAPHPASDCPFCQPSPRLRLLTETTRSYAVLDGYPVSQGHALILPKAHIANFFDLPLAEQNDCWLLAGQAQRMLTNRYAPAGFTVGLNIGAAAGQRMGHASIHVIPRYVGDVKNPAGGVRNILKQ, from the coding sequence ATGACCAGCCCGGCCAACCCCCACAGCCACCTCACCGCCAAGGAGCGCGACGCGCCTTCGCTGCCCGTGCGGATGCTGCACGGGCGCGGGCTACTGCGCGGCAGCGTGCTGGATTATGGTTGCGGCTACGGGCGCGACGTGGAGTTTTTGCGCGGCCGGGGCTTCGACGCGCAGGGCTACGACCCGCACTATTTTCCCACCGCGCCCGCCCGCCGCTTCGATACCATCGTGTGCTTCTACGTGCTCAACGTGCTATTTGCCGACGAGCAAACGGCCGTGCTCATGGACATCGCCCGGCTGCTTAAGCCCACCGGCTGCGCCTACTTCGCCGTGCGGCGCGACATTGCGCAGGATGGTTTCCGGCAGCACTATCTGCACAAAAAGCCGGTGTACCAGTGCGCCGTTACGCTGCCGTTTGCCTCCATTTTCGCCAACGAAAACACCGAGTTTTACGAGTACCAGCCCTACCCCCAGGCCCCGCACCCGGCTTCGGATTGCCCCTTTTGCCAGCCCAGCCCCAGGCTGCGCCTGCTTACCGAAACTACCCGCAGCTACGCCGTGCTCGATGGCTACCCCGTCAGCCAGGGCCACGCCCTGATACTGCCAAAGGCCCACATCGCCAACTTCTTCGACCTGCCCCTGGCCGAGCAAAACGATTGCTGGCTGCTGGCCGGCCAGGCCCAGCGGATGCTTACCAACCGCTACGCCCCGGCCGGCTTCACGGTGGGCCTCAACATCGGGGCGGCGGCCGGGCAGCGCATGGGCCACGCCAGCATCCACGTCATTCCGCGCTACGTGGGCGACGTGAAAAACCCGGCGGGCGGGGTAAGGAATATTTTGAAACAATGA
- a CDS encoding peptidoglycan glycosyltransferase — protein sequence MQYLEGRRYVVLAIFTLVGLLFASRLFYLQVLDDSYKTAADRNTLQRQVQVPYRGLIYDRHDSLLVTNTPVYDLMVVPREVKHLDSAKFCQLMQLPLEDLRLGLRAAKVYSRVRPSPVIQNLSTPELAAINDNLINFPGFRVQARMARAYRTQNLAHALGYVGSITPKLLEAPKYAHYSPGENVGISGLESYYEPTLMGRRGVQYRLVNVRGIDKGSFRGGEFDTLSQAGQDLHLSIDAGLQAYGEKLLGGRRGSIVAIDPKTGEILCFVSAPRFEPQMLTGKGMGNRYMDLLKNPDRPLFDRPLMATYPPGSVFKLVNELVALQLGVVTPSTGFPCDQHLIHCTHRHEYPSNVGIAIKQSCNPYFYQVMRAAVLRGQSPNKFEDARLGLGQWQKMVKTFGLGERLGVDMGHEKRGLIPSPEFYDKLRGYHHWNFKTVYSLSIGQGEIGLTGLQMANVLATIANRGYYYAPHFVRSIGSTGQPLPQFRERHYTAVDTALFKYLIPGMQAVVDGRGGTGEFASLAQYGISVAGKTGTVQNAHGPDHSTFAAFAPANNPKIAIAVFIENSGFGGTAAAPCAGLMMERYLRGKVAPNRKRWEDWIMYGDLNKRRH from the coding sequence ATGCAATATCTGGAAGGCCGGCGGTACGTGGTGCTGGCGATTTTTACGCTGGTGGGGCTGCTGTTCGCAAGTCGGCTGTTTTACTTGCAAGTGCTGGACGACTCGTATAAGACGGCGGCCGACCGCAACACCTTGCAACGGCAGGTGCAGGTGCCGTACCGCGGCCTCATCTACGACCGCCACGACTCGCTGCTCGTCACCAACACGCCCGTTTACGACCTCATGGTGGTGCCGCGCGAGGTGAAGCACCTCGACTCGGCCAAGTTTTGCCAGCTCATGCAGCTGCCTTTGGAGGACCTGCGCCTGGGTCTGCGCGCCGCCAAGGTCTATTCGCGGGTGCGGCCTTCGCCGGTTATTCAAAACCTGAGCACGCCCGAACTGGCGGCCATCAACGACAACCTGATTAATTTTCCGGGCTTCCGGGTGCAGGCGCGCATGGCCCGCGCCTACCGCACCCAAAACCTGGCCCACGCCCTGGGCTACGTGGGCTCCATCACGCCTAAGCTGCTCGAAGCGCCCAAATACGCCCACTACTCGCCGGGCGAAAACGTGGGCATTTCGGGCCTGGAATCTTATTACGAGCCCACCTTGATGGGCCGGCGTGGCGTGCAGTATCGGCTCGTGAACGTGCGCGGCATCGATAAAGGGTCGTTTCGGGGTGGCGAGTTCGACACGCTCTCGCAGGCCGGGCAGGACCTGCACCTGAGCATCGACGCGGGCCTGCAGGCGTATGGCGAGAAGCTGCTGGGTGGCCGGCGCGGCTCCATCGTGGCCATTGACCCCAAGACGGGCGAAATCCTGTGCTTCGTGTCGGCCCCGCGCTTCGAGCCCCAGATGCTGACCGGCAAGGGCATGGGCAACCGCTACATGGACCTGCTCAAAAACCCTGACCGCCCGCTCTTCGACCGCCCCCTGATGGCCACCTACCCCCCCGGCTCGGTCTTTAAGCTGGTGAACGAGCTGGTGGCCTTGCAGCTGGGGGTAGTGACGCCGAGCACCGGCTTCCCGTGCGACCAGCACCTCATTCACTGCACCCACCGCCACGAATACCCGAGCAACGTGGGCATTGCCATCAAGCAGAGCTGCAACCCGTATTTCTACCAGGTGATGCGCGCGGCGGTGCTGCGCGGGCAGTCGCCCAATAAGTTTGAGGATGCCCGCCTGGGCCTCGGCCAATGGCAGAAAATGGTGAAAACATTCGGCCTGGGCGAGCGGCTGGGGGTCGATATGGGCCACGAAAAGCGCGGCCTCATCCCCTCGCCCGAATTCTACGACAAGCTGCGCGGCTACCACCACTGGAACTTCAAAACGGTGTATTCGCTCAGCATCGGGCAGGGCGAAATCGGCCTCACGGGCCTGCAAATGGCTAATGTGCTGGCCACTATTGCCAACCGGGGCTACTACTACGCGCCGCACTTCGTGCGCAGCATTGGCAGCACCGGGCAGCCGCTGCCGCAGTTTCGCGAGCGCCACTACACGGCCGTCGATACGGCGCTGTTCAAGTACCTCATCCCCGGCATGCAGGCCGTGGTGGATGGGCGCGGTGGCACCGGCGAGTTTGCTAGCCTGGCGCAGTACGGCATCTCGGTGGCCGGCAAAACCGGCACCGTGCAAAACGCCCACGGCCCCGACCACTCCACCTTCGCCGCCTTTGCCCCCGCCAACAACCCCAAAATCGCCATCGCCGTGTTCATCGAAAACTCGGGCTTTGGCGGCACCGCCGCCGCCCCCTGCGCCGGCCTGATGATGGAGCGCTACCTGCGCGGCAAAGTGGCCCCCAACCGCAAGCGCTGGGAAGACTGGATTATGTACGGCGACCTCAATAAGCGCCGCCACTAG